One segment of Acropora muricata isolate sample 2 chromosome 8, ASM3666990v1, whole genome shotgun sequence DNA contains the following:
- the LOC136926869 gene encoding coadhesin-like encodes MPTFTLVLLASICGVVLAESGNPCARGIDLGFIVDRSQSVGRNNYITLKNTLRTFIDKFNVTPETTHVSMIFYAIEATLLFNLSDVRFQSNKAIKNKISSLSNRLYGRTRTDLALMKAHDHMFERVHDRPRRPNVLLVFTDGNTHRESAPYSETVPPLEDAGVNIIAIGIGSRIAKRELQKIAGKRGTVLQVANFKLLSLKLNDMLKEACTINGGYTLWSTWSGCSASCGKGFHTRFRNCTNPKPDGGGKNCDGIGPAKETEQCDLPECEKSINGKYTRWTTWTQCSKTCGGGVRERYRSCTNPAPFGKGKNCNRFGKPRAVEKCNTKKCPKAPAPCSEGIDLGIIIDHSKSIGKINIRRFYHQFFPAFLKRMKLSKKKTRIGIMKYSKDPSFLTKFKGKLSWSYKATAALLKKYEPKLSLHTRTDKAFKAAHKELFTKKGGDRRGRQNVLVTFTDGRVYPRRFVHAMLKEIPILRSKKACHIVAVGYGVSRKINMTQLQEIAGDNAIKVNNPRQIKKLIRPIQKSVCAVDGGYDEWSMWSLCSATCGTGVKVRSRVCNSPPPRKGGKGCKRLGPAAETVQCFEGKCPKSKQPCDHKKLDVSIIVDASLSVGIPNFVVVKTFLAQFVHYFPPTTRFSLITFANYPEVRCKFSDVQCQTAEATHYLIADIPDKLKWGTRTDRALIAANDTVFTPEGGDRPDAGNLVMVVTDGKTLRGSAPFNVTIPPLTEGKNAKMLAFGVGPSIREEDLNEMAGEKKWFYVEHFNQMKERIPDILSVACKDKMPGPLD; translated from the exons ATGCCTACTTTCACCCTGGTATTACTGGCCTCAATTTGTG GGGTCGTGTTAGCAGAATCCG GCAATCCATGTGCCAGAGGTATCGATCTGGGATTCATAGTGGACAGATCCCAGAGTGTGGGAAGGAACAACTACATCACGCTGAAAAACACACTGAGGACTTTTATTGACAAGTTCAACGTCACTCCAGAAACCACCCACGTGTCAATGATCTTCTACGCCATAGAAGCGACGcttctttttaatttgtcagACGTACGGTTTCAAAGCAACAAGGCCATCAAGAACAAAATCAGTTCGCTCAGTAATCGGCTTTACGGTCGCACCCGAACAGACTTGGCCTTAATGAAAGCGCACGATCACATGTTTGAGCGAGTGCACGACAGACCGAGACGACCGAATGTACTGCTGGTATTTACCGATGGAAATACTCACCGTGAGTCTGCGCCGTACAGCGAAACAGTCCCGCCTCTTGAG GACGCGGGAGTAAATATAATTGCAATTGGTATTGGATCGAGAATTGCTAAGAGAGAATTACAAAAGATTGCCGGCAAAAGAGGGACAGTGTTACAAGTTGCAAACTTTAAATTACTTTCACTCAAACTCAACGACATGCTGAAAGAAGCCTGTA CTATCAACGGTGGTTACACCCTCTGGTCTACCTGGTCGGGATGTAGCGCAAGTTGTGGAAAGGGGTTTCACACACGCTTTCGAAACTGCACAAACCCGAAGCCAGATGGGGGAGGGAAAAACTGTGATGGCATTGGACCAGCAAAGGAAACAGAGCAATGTGACCTTccagaatgcgaaaaat CAATTAACGGTAAATACACTCGATGGACAACATGGACCCAATGTTCGAAGACTTGCGGTGGCGGTGTGAGAGAACGATATAGAAGCTGTACTAATCCAGCTCCGTTTGGAAAAGGCAAGAACTGTAATCGTTTTGGTAAGCCTCGAGCTGTGGAGAAGTGCAACACAAAGAAATGCCCAAAAG cgCCCGCCCCTTGTAGCGAAGGCATCGATCTGGGTATCATAATTGATCACTCAAAAAGCATCGGAAAAATAAACATCAGGCGCTTTTACCATCAATTTTTCCCAGCTTTCCTCAAAAGGATGAAGCTTTCAAAGAAGAAGACTCGTATTGGTATCATGAAGTATAGCAAAGATCCTTCCTTTCTAACCAAATTCAAGGGTAAATTGTCTTGGTCGTACAAAGCGACTGCAGCCCTCCTTAAAAAATACGAACCAAAGTTAAGCCTTCACACACGCACAGACAAAGCATTTAAGGCCGCGCACAAGGAATTATTCACAAAGAAAGGCGGCGACAGACGGGGCAGACAAAACGTCTTGGTAACTTTCACCGATGGCAGAGTATATCCACGCAGATTTGTCCATGCTATGTTGAAAGAAATACCCATTCTTCGG TCAAAGAAAGCCTGCCATATAGTCGCTGTGGGATACGGTGTTTCAAGAAAGATAAATATGACTCAACTTCAAGAAATTGCAGGCGATAATGCTATCAAAGTCAACAATCCAAGGCAGATCAAAAAGCTGATACGGCCAATCCAAAAGTCAGTCTGTG CTGTGGACGGCGGGTACGATGAATGGAGCATGTGGTCTTTGTGTAGTGCTACATGCGGTACTGGTGTGAAGGTCCGAAGCAGAGTGTGTAACTCACCGCCACCTCGAAAGGGAGGAAAGGGTTGTAAGAGACTCGGACCAGCAGCTGAAACAGTTCAGTGTTTCGAAGGAAAATGCCCGAAAT CGAAACAACCATGTGACCACAAGAAGCTTGATGTAAGCATAATTGTAGACGCATCATTAAGCGTGGGCATTCCTAACTTTGTGGTGGTGAAGACCTTCCTGGCGCAATTCGTCCATTATTTTCCGCCAACCACACGTTTCAGTCTCATCACCTTCGCCAATTATCCTGAAGTTCGATGCAAGTTCTCAGATGTACAGTGTCAGACCGCAGAGGCAACACACTATCTTATCGCAGACATCCCTGACAAGCTAAAATGGGGGACGCGCACGGACAGAGCTCTGATAGCTGCAAACGACACGGTGTTCACACCAGAGGGCGGTGACAGACCGGACGCCGGAAACTTAGTCATGGTTGTGACAGATGGAAAGACCCTTAGAGGCTCGGCTCCATTTAACGTTACCATTCCTCCACTGACG